A window of Pedococcus badiiscoriae genomic DNA:
TCCCCGACCAGCACCACGGTCGGCATGCCGGCCAGCTGGCTCAGTGCCTCGCTCTCGTCGTGCTCGCCGAGGGCGCCGAAGAACCGTCCCATGGTCGGCAGCGGCGTCCCCGCCACCATGTCGCGGGTCAGCTGCACGTGGGCAGGCTGCGCGTCGGCGCCGAAGAGCAGCCGTCGCTGGCCGCGCCTGGTGACGAAGCGCCCCGCCGGGAGACCGGGCATCCGGGACGCCAGGGCCATCACGCGCGACGCCACGGCAGGGAGGCGGTCCTGCAGCTCGCCCGCGCTGGTGGCCACCAGCACCGCCCCGGCGACGCGCGCGCGGAACTCCTCGGGGTGCAGCCCCGCATAGGCCATCACCGTCATCCCACCCATCGAGTGACCACCGAGCACCACCCGGCCGTGTGGTTGGACGACGTCGAGCACCGCAGCCAGGTCGTCTCCGAGGAGCCGCACCGTCGGCTGCCCCCGCAGCGGGCTGGAGCCCCCGTGGCCGCGCTGGTCGTAGGTCACGACCCGCACCCCTGCCGCGACCAGCTGCTCGACGACCGGGAGCCATGACTCGCGGGTCAGCGTCCACCCGTGCGCCAGCACGACCGTGGGGAGGTCTGCGCCGACCTCCGTGGAGCTCTGCGAAACCTCTGCCGCGGCATGCTCCTGGACCCTGAGCAGTGCTCCGTCAGGGGTGGCGACGGAGAAGATGCGCGTGGTCATGTCGCCCATTATTACTGTCGGTAAGGTCCCCCGCAGACCTGCCCGTCGGCCGGTCGGTCAGTCCTCATCCAGTTGCACCAGGACGGGCGCGTGGTCGGAGGCGCCCTTGCCCTTGCGCTCCTCACGGTCGATGACGGCGCCGGTCACCCGGGCGGCGAACGCGGGGGTCCCGAGGACGAAGTCGATCCGCATGCCGCGTCGCTTCGGGAAGCTCAGCATCTTGTAGTCCCAGTAGGTGAAGGTGCCCGGCTCCGGGGTGTGCGGACGCACGACGTCGACGAACCCGGCGTCGAGCACCGCCTGGAAGGCGGCCCGCTCGCCGGGCGAGACGTGGCTCTTGTCGAGGTAGTACTCCATCGACCAGACGTCCCCGTCCTGCGGCGCGATGTTCCAGTCGCCCATGATCGCCGCGGTCTCGCCCGCCTCCACCGACCGCTGAACCTGGTCGCGCAGCCGGGCCAGCCACTCGAGCTTGTAGGTCATGTGCGGGTCCTCGAGGTGACGCCCGTTGGGGACGTAGACCGAGGTGACCCTGACGCCGCCGCAGGTCGCGGTCAGGGCGCGCGCCTCGACGACCGGCGGGTCGCCCCAGGCGGGGGCGCCGGGGAAGGAGGCTGTCACGTCCTCGATCCCGACCCGGGACACGATGGCCACCCCGTTCCAGTGGTTCAGGCCGTGGTGCGCGACCTCGTAGCCGAGGGCTCGCAGGCGCTCGAACGGGAACTGGGCGTCGGTGGCCTTGGTCTCCTGGATCGCCAGCACGTCGACGTCGCTGCGCTGCAGCCAGGCCTCGACCCGGTCGACGCGGGAGCGGATGGAGTTGACGTTCCAGGTGGCAATACGCACGCGGGCAACCCTATGCGGACCCGCCTAGAGTGACGGCATGAGCACTGCCCTCGTCACCGGCGCCACCGCCGGCATCGGCCTGTCCTTCGCCCATGCGCTCGCGGAGCGCGGCCACGACGTGGTCCTCGTGGCCCGCGACCGTGCGCGCCTGGAGAACGTCTCCGACGAGCTGCGGGCGAAGTATGCCGTCGGCACCGAGATCCTGGTGGCCGACCTGTCCGACCGGGCCGAGACGGGCAAGGTCGCCGAGCGGCTGGCCGACCTCGCCCGCCCCGTGGACCTGCTGGTCAACAACGCGGGGTACTCGCTCAAGGGGTCGTTCCTGCGCCACGACATCGCGCAGGAGGAGGCCAACTTCGACGTGCTCTGCCGGGCCGTCCTGGTCCTGTCCCACGCGGCCGGCAACGCCATGCGCACCCGAGGCCACGGCGCCATCGTCAACGTCTCGTCGGTCGCCTCCTTCATCACCGCAGGCACCTACTCGGCCAACAAGGCCTACGTCACGGTCTTCACCGAGGGCCTGGCCGCCGAGCTGCGCGGGACCGGCGTGACCGCGACCGCCCTCTGCCCCGGGTTCACGCACACCGAGTTCCACGAGCGGGCCCAGGTCGACATGTCGAGCATCCCCGAGTTCATGTGGCTCGACGCCGACCGGCTGGTGCGTGACTGCCTCGACGACGTCGCGAAGGGCCGTGTCGTGTCGGTGCCGTCGCCGCAGTACAAGGCCATCGTCGGCGCCCTGCGCGTCGTGCCCCGCTCGCTCGTGCGCCGTCGCGCCAGCAGCGTGCACCGCCCCGGGAAGTGACCGGCACACCTTCCTGCGTGATCGGTAGGCTGGCGAACCGTGACTGACACCGCCGCCGCCCGTGCCCGCCTGCTGGAGATCGTCAAGGAGAAGGCCATCGTCCACGGCCGGGTGACGCTGTCGTCCGGCAGGGAGGCCGACTACTACGTCGACCTGCGGCGCATCACCCTCGACGGCGAGGCCGCACCGCTGGTCGGGATCGTCATGCGCGACCTCGTCCAGGACCTCGAGTTCGACGCGGTCGGCGGCCTGACGCTCGGGGCGGACCCCGTCGCGACCTCGATCCTGCACGCGAGCGCGGCCGCGGGGGAGCGCAAGGACGCCTTCGTCGTGCGCAAGTCGGGCAAGGCCCACGGCCTGCAGCAGCGGATCGAAGGGCCGTCCATCGAGGGCCGCCGCGTCGTCATCGTCGAGGACACCTCCACCACCGGCGCCTCTCCCCTCGAAGCCGCGACGGCCGCTCGGGAGGCCGGCGCCGAGGTCGTCGCCGTCGCGACCATCGCCGACCGGGCGACCGGCGCGGCCGAGAAGTTCGCGGACGCCGGGTACGAGTACCGCTTCGTCTTCGGGCTCGAGGAGCTCGGGCTGGCCTAGGCTGAGCACCATGTGGGCCTTGATCATCATCGGTGTCGTCCTCGTGGTGCTCGTCCTGTGGGCCGTCGGCGTCTACAACGGCCTCATCAGGCTGCGCAACCTGGTGCAGGAGGCGTGGCGACAGATCGACGTCGAGCTGAAGCGCCGACACGACCTCATCGGCAATCTCGTGGAGACGGTGAAGGGGTATGCCGCCCACGAGCGCGGCACGCTCGAGGACGTCATGAAGGCCCGCTCGGCAGCGATGGCCGGTGGCCAGAGCCCCGCGCAGCAGGCGCAGAGCGAGGGACTGCTGAGCCAGGCGCTCGGTCGGCTCATCGCGGTGGCCGAGGCCTACCCGGACCTCAAGGCCAACCAGAACTTCCTGGCGCTGCAGCAGGAGCTGACCTCGACCGAGGACCGCATCGCCGCGGCCCGGCGGTACTACAACGCCAACGTCCGCGAGCTCAACACCAGGGTCGAGACCGTCCCCTCGAACATCGTCGCCGGCCTGTTCCACATCGGGCGTGCGGAGTACTTCGAGGTGGAGGGCGAGGAGCGCGACGCGGTGAAGGTCGACTTCGGCCAGGGGACCCCGCCGCAGGCCTGAGCGCCGCGGCGCACCCCGAAACACCCGGCCCGGCGTCACGCGTCCACCGGTCGGTGGACCAGGGATCAACCAGCCGACGCTGCCGTGGCACGACCTGGCGAGGCAGGGTGGACCCATGGACGCACCCATCCTCGTCACCGGACTGCGCAAGACCTACGGGAGCCGGGCGGCCGTCGACGGCATCGACCTGCGGATCGAGCGCGGTGAGGTCTTCGCGCTGCTCGGACCGAACGGCGCCGGCAAGACCACGACCGTCGAGATCCTGGAGGGTTTCCGCAGGCGCGACGGCGGCAGCGTCAACGTCCTCGGCGAGGATCCCGAGAGGGCTGGGCTGGGCTGGCGCAACCGGCTCGGCATCGTGCTGCAGTCCTCGACCGGGCTGGACCTGATCACCCCGCGCGAGGCGCTCGCCAGCACCGCCAAGGTGTATCGCACCCCGCGCGACGTCGACGAGGTGCTGGCCGCCGTCGGACTCGTCGACAAGGCGGACGACCGGATCGGCAAGCTCAGCGGTGGCCAGCGCCGGCGGCTCGACGTCGGGCTGGGCATCGTCGGCACGCCCGAGCTGCTGTTCCTCGACGAACCCACCACCGGTTTCGACCCGCAGGCCCGGCGCGACTTCTGGGAGCTGATCGGCTCACTGGCCGACGGGGGCACGACGATCCTGCTCACCACCCACTACCTCGACGAGGCCGAGCACCTCGCCGACCGGGTCGGGGTCATCGCGATGGGCAGGATGCTGGCCCTCGATACCCCGGCCAACCTCGGCGGGCGCGCCTCCTTGGAAGCCACGGTGACCTGGGAGGACGACGCGGGCACGCGGCATACCGAGAGGACGAGCACCCCGACGCGGCTCGTCGCCGCACTCAGCGCGCGAGTGGGCGGTGAGGTGCCCAAGCTGACGGTGACCCGGCCCTCCCTGGAGGACACCTACCTGGCGCTCATCGCGCCCCACGCCGTCGGCGAGCCCGTCGGCGCCGACCCTGTCGCCGAGGTGGTCGCATGAACGTCGTCGCCATCGGCTGGGACCGCACGGTGCTCGAGCTGAAGATGTACTTCCGGGAGAAGGAAGCGGTGTTCTTCTCGTTCGTCTTCCCGATCATGATGCTGGCGATGTTCTCGGTGATCTTCAGCCACCAGTTCAGCGACAAGGGCGACACGGAGGGAGTCAACGCGGCGCGGTTCTTCCTGCCCGGAATGGTCGCGGCCGGCGTGATGCTCACCAGCTTCCAGTCGATGGCGCTGAGCGTCGCGGTCGAGCGTGACGACGGCACCCTCAAGCGGCTGCGCTCCACCCCGATGCCCCCGGTCGCCTACTTCCTCGGCAAGGTGGGCCTCGTCGCCCTCACCAGCCTCGCCCAGTTCGCGCTGCTCATCGCGATGGCCAGGCTCGCGTTCGGGGTGCAGCTGCCCACCGACGCGGGTCACTGGCTGACGTTCGCCTGGGTGTTCCTGCTCGGGGTCGCCACGGGGACGGTGCTCGGGATCGCCTACTCCTCCCTGGCGTCCTCGTCCCGGTCGGTCGGCGCGGTCGTCATCGCCCCGACGCTGATCCTGCAGTTCATCTCGGGGGTCTACTTCGCGTTCACCGACCTCCCCCTGTGGCTCAAGCAGGTGGCGTCGGTGTTCCCGCTGAAGTGGATTGCCCAGGGGATGCGCTCGGTGTTCTTCCCCGGCGACTGGCAGACCCGGGAGATGGCCGGCACCTGGGAGCCCGGCCGCACGGCCGTCGTCCTCGCGGTCTGGCTGCTCGCCGGGCTCCTCGTCTGTGCCCGCACCTTCCGCTGGACCAAGCGCGGCACGACATGATGGCCCGGTGGGCACCGCGATGACCGACGCCGAACCCTCCGACTGCCGGCCCGAGCGGGGTTCGTCCTCGGACGCCCTCGACGAGATGTGGCGCAGCCAGCAACGCTGGTGGCACGGCCTGTTCGCCGCCCTCGTCGTCACGACCGTGGTGGTCATGGTCGTGGAGGGGAAACCGCACCTCGGCTCGCGCCTGGCCTGCGTGGTGGTCATCGGGGTCGCGTATGCCGTGTGGGGCCGCCGCGGGATGGGCGAGCGCGACCCCTTCGCGGGGATGCTCTACCTGGGGGTTGCCTGGGGACTGATGGTCGTCCTGATGGCTCTCGACGGGACGGGCACGGCGTGGATCCTGACGTTCGGCCTGTTCCCGCAGACGTGGGCGATCCTGCCCCGCAACAGGGCCGCTGGCACGGTGGTCGCGGCGATCCTGCTCATCGGTGCCGTCCGCCTCTGGAACGGCCCGCGCACCGGCGACGACGCCGTCGGCATCGCGATCAGCACCGTCATCATGCTGGTGCTGTCGCTGACCCTGGGGCTGTTCATCGACCGGATCATCCGGGAGGCCGACACCCGGGCCCGGACCATCGACGAGCTGCACCGCACCCAGGACGAGCTCGCGGCGGCCGAGCGTGCCCAGGGCGTCGCGGGGGAGCGCGAGCGCATCTCGCGGGAGATCCACGACACCCTCGCCCAGGGCTTCACTTCGGTCGTGACGCTGGCGCGGGCGACCGAGCTGGCCCTGGACCGCGGCGACCTCTCCGCCGTCCGCGAGCGGCTGCGGCTGATCGAGCACACTGCCGCCGACAACCTCTCCGAGGCCCGGCTGATCGTCGCCGAGCTGACGCCCGGCCACCTGCAGTCGCGCACCCTGTCCGAGGCCCTGCAACGGCTGGTCGACGCGGTCTCGGCGGAGAGCGGGATGGCCGGGACGGTGCGCATCGAGGGGGAGCCGGTCGTGCTGCCGGCCAACTCCGAGGTGGTCCTGCTCCGCACCGCCCAGGAGGGCCTGTCCAACGTCCGGCGCCACTCGGGGGCCTCCACGTTCGAGGTGTCGCTGTCCTATGCCGCGGACGGTCCCGTGGCGCTGGTCGTCACCGACGACGGCGTCGGTTTCGACCCCGCGGCGCAGGCCCGGGGCTACGGCCTCGACGGTGCGACCGCGCGGGCGACCGAGGTCGGCGGCCGGTTCGACGTGGACAGCCGGCCCGGCGCCGGGTCGCGCCTGAGGGTGGAGGTGCCCCGATGAGCGAGCCCGGCAG
This region includes:
- a CDS encoding alpha/beta fold hydrolase, producing the protein MTTRIFSVATPDGALLRVQEHAAAEVSQSSTEVGADLPTVVLAHGWTLTRESWLPVVEQLVAAGVRVVTYDQRGHGGSSPLRGQPTVRLLGDDLAAVLDVVQPHGRVVLGGHSMGGMTVMAYAGLHPEEFRARVAGAVLVATSAGELQDRLPAVASRVMALASRMPGLPAGRFVTRRGQRRLLFGADAQPAHVQLTRDMVAGTPLPTMGRFFGALGEHDESEALSQLAGMPTVVLVGDRDRLTPPRHGRRLAELVPHAELRILPGCGHMLVYEATDEVLDAFHTVLDASIQPEVG
- a CDS encoding exodeoxyribonuclease III, producing the protein MRIATWNVNSIRSRVDRVEAWLQRSDVDVLAIQETKATDAQFPFERLRALGYEVAHHGLNHWNGVAIVSRVGIEDVTASFPGAPAWGDPPVVEARALTATCGGVRVTSVYVPNGRHLEDPHMTYKLEWLARLRDQVQRSVEAGETAAIMGDWNIAPQDGDVWSMEYYLDKSHVSPGERAAFQAVLDAGFVDVVRPHTPEPGTFTYWDYKMLSFPKRRGMRIDFVLGTPAFAARVTGAVIDREERKGKGASDHAPVLVQLDED
- a CDS encoding SDR family NAD(P)-dependent oxidoreductase; translation: MSTALVTGATAGIGLSFAHALAERGHDVVLVARDRARLENVSDELRAKYAVGTEILVADLSDRAETGKVAERLADLARPVDLLVNNAGYSLKGSFLRHDIAQEEANFDVLCRAVLVLSHAAGNAMRTRGHGAIVNVSSVASFITAGTYSANKAYVTVFTEGLAAELRGTGVTATALCPGFTHTEFHERAQVDMSSIPEFMWLDADRLVRDCLDDVAKGRVVSVPSPQYKAIVGALRVVPRSLVRRRASSVHRPGK
- the pyrE gene encoding orotate phosphoribosyltransferase, with the protein product MTDTAAARARLLEIVKEKAIVHGRVTLSSGREADYYVDLRRITLDGEAAPLVGIVMRDLVQDLEFDAVGGLTLGADPVATSILHASAAAGERKDAFVVRKSGKAHGLQQRIEGPSIEGRRVVIVEDTSTTGASPLEAATAAREAGAEVVAVATIADRATGAAEKFADAGYEYRFVFGLEELGLA
- a CDS encoding LemA family protein, with the translated sequence MWALIIIGVVLVVLVLWAVGVYNGLIRLRNLVQEAWRQIDVELKRRHDLIGNLVETVKGYAAHERGTLEDVMKARSAAMAGGQSPAQQAQSEGLLSQALGRLIAVAEAYPDLKANQNFLALQQELTSTEDRIAAARRYYNANVRELNTRVETVPSNIVAGLFHIGRAEYFEVEGEERDAVKVDFGQGTPPQA
- a CDS encoding ABC transporter ATP-binding protein, coding for MDAPILVTGLRKTYGSRAAVDGIDLRIERGEVFALLGPNGAGKTTTVEILEGFRRRDGGSVNVLGEDPERAGLGWRNRLGIVLQSSTGLDLITPREALASTAKVYRTPRDVDEVLAAVGLVDKADDRIGKLSGGQRRRLDVGLGIVGTPELLFLDEPTTGFDPQARRDFWELIGSLADGGTTILLTTHYLDEAEHLADRVGVIAMGRMLALDTPANLGGRASLEATVTWEDDAGTRHTERTSTPTRLVAALSARVGGEVPKLTVTRPSLEDTYLALIAPHAVGEPVGADPVAEVVA
- a CDS encoding ABC transporter permease — translated: MNVVAIGWDRTVLELKMYFREKEAVFFSFVFPIMMLAMFSVIFSHQFSDKGDTEGVNAARFFLPGMVAAGVMLTSFQSMALSVAVERDDGTLKRLRSTPMPPVAYFLGKVGLVALTSLAQFALLIAMARLAFGVQLPTDAGHWLTFAWVFLLGVATGTVLGIAYSSLASSSRSVGAVVIAPTLILQFISGVYFAFTDLPLWLKQVASVFPLKWIAQGMRSVFFPGDWQTREMAGTWEPGRTAVVLAVWLLAGLLVCARTFRWTKRGTT
- a CDS encoding histidine kinase, with amino-acid sequence MGTAMTDAEPSDCRPERGSSSDALDEMWRSQQRWWHGLFAALVVTTVVVMVVEGKPHLGSRLACVVVIGVAYAVWGRRGMGERDPFAGMLYLGVAWGLMVVLMALDGTGTAWILTFGLFPQTWAILPRNRAAGTVVAAILLIGAVRLWNGPRTGDDAVGIAISTVIMLVLSLTLGLFIDRIIREADTRARTIDELHRTQDELAAAERAQGVAGERERISREIHDTLAQGFTSVVTLARATELALDRGDLSAVRERLRLIEHTAADNLSEARLIVAELTPGHLQSRTLSEALQRLVDAVSAESGMAGTVRIEGEPVVLPANSEVVLLRTAQEGLSNVRRHSGASTFEVSLSYAADGPVALVVTDDGVGFDPAAQARGYGLDGATARATEVGGRFDVDSRPGAGSRLRVEVPR